In one Chitinophaga sancti genomic region, the following are encoded:
- a CDS encoding HesA/MoeB/ThiF family protein — protein MALIEKEIAHFRYPIAVPGMGTAMQEKLKESRILVVGAGGLGSPVIQYLSASGVGVIGIADYGVIQDEDMHRQPIYQMQDLRKHKAKMAASRLWSSNPFTKHYPLLLQVKPENINQLLEGMDLVIDCSQHMPTHLVVNDACIAKGKPFVIGEVHNWISWWAGFNIAPSSGDAAASYRCSINLIDEYTNFDAGAIGVTHGATGMLIVNEVLKYLAGVPDGLANQLYSMDYLHNVYQTHTLNPDAGILATTKANGLLTAEAYGLEIVPDIED, from the coding sequence ATGGCATTAATCGAAAAAGAAATAGCACATTTTAGATATCCTATAGCCGTTCCCGGTATGGGCACTGCTATGCAGGAGAAACTAAAGGAAAGCCGCATTCTCGTGGTAGGTGCAGGTGGTTTAGGTAGTCCGGTGATTCAGTACCTGAGTGCAAGTGGAGTAGGTGTGATCGGTATTGCTGACTATGGTGTGATACAGGACGAAGATATGCACCGCCAGCCGATCTACCAGATGCAGGATCTGCGTAAACACAAAGCTAAAATGGCTGCGAGCCGTTTGTGGTCCAGCAATCCGTTTACCAAACATTATCCCCTGCTGTTGCAGGTGAAACCTGAAAATATCAATCAGTTGCTCGAAGGCATGGACCTCGTCATCGATTGTTCTCAGCATATGCCTACCCACTTAGTGGTGAATGATGCCTGTATTGCAAAAGGCAAGCCTTTTGTGATCGGGGAGGTACATAACTGGATTTCCTGGTGGGCTGGATTTAATATTGCGCCTTCCAGTGGTGATGCTGCTGCTTCTTATCGTTGCAGTATCAACCTGATCGACGAGTATACTAATTTCGATGCAGGTGCGATCGGTGTTACCCATGGTGCTACCGGTATGCTCATTGTGAATGAAGTACTGAAATACCTGGCAGGTGTACCCGATGGCCTGGCGAATCAACTGTATAGTATGGATTATCTCCATAACGTATATCAAACCCACACCCTTAACCCGGATGCCGGTATCCTGGCTACTACCAAAGCCAATGGCCTGCTCACCGCAGAGGCTTACGGACTTGAAATAGTACCTGATATAGAAGACTAA
- a CDS encoding alpha/beta hydrolase — protein sequence MFRKILTWILVVYVLSGALLFFFQKKLIFHPIVVAADSAYHFDVPFQEMNIRVNDKTTINAVLFKAEQPAKGIVVYFHGNAQNISYYAYASQYFTKYGYEVLMMDYPGYGKSTGALTEEDLYADALQMYQVARTHFSPDSIIIYGRSLGTGIAAQLASVRDCKRLVLEAPYYNLTDMAMKMVPIYPYGFMLNYKFPTNEYLPKVTAPVTIIHGTDDRTVPYASGLKLKEFFKKGDSFVTISGAGHNNLKEYPFFVETVEGLVK from the coding sequence ATGTTTCGTAAGATATTAACCTGGATTTTAGTGGTATATGTGTTGTCAGGTGCACTCCTATTCTTTTTTCAGAAGAAACTGATCTTCCATCCAATTGTGGTGGCTGCTGATTCTGCCTATCATTTCGATGTGCCTTTTCAGGAGATGAATATCAGGGTAAATGACAAAACCACCATCAATGCGGTACTGTTTAAGGCAGAACAGCCGGCAAAAGGTATCGTGGTTTACTTTCATGGAAATGCACAGAATATTTCCTATTACGCGTATGCCAGTCAATACTTTACCAAATATGGTTACGAGGTATTGATGATGGATTACCCGGGATATGGAAAAAGCACAGGTGCGCTGACGGAAGAGGATCTGTATGCAGATGCTTTGCAGATGTACCAGGTAGCGAGAACGCATTTTTCCCCCGATAGTATTATCATTTATGGCAGGTCGCTGGGAACAGGGATTGCTGCGCAGCTGGCCAGTGTGAGGGATTGTAAAAGACTGGTGCTGGAAGCTCCTTATTATAACCTGACAGATATGGCGATGAAGATGGTGCCGATTTACCCTTATGGGTTTATGTTAAATTATAAGTTTCCGACTAACGAGTATTTGCCGAAAGTGACGGCCCCGGTTACGATTATTCATGGTACGGATGACCGGACGGTGCCTTATGCTTCAGGCTTGAAATTGAAGGAGTTTTTTAAGAAGGGAGATAGTTTTGTGACGATTTCAGGGGCGGGGCATAATAATCTGAAAGAGTATCCTTTTTTTGTGGAAACAGTTGAAGGATTGGTAAAATAA
- the metG gene encoding methionine--tRNA ligase, with amino-acid sequence MAKFNRYLITAALPYANGPVHIGHLAGCYLPADIYVRYLRAKKADVKFIGGTDEHGVPILIKALKEGVKPQDVVDKYHKIISESLSDMGISFDIFSRTTKQIHHDTAAAFFKKMYDDGLFEEKETEQFYDDVAKVFLADRYIVGTCPKCGNPGAYGDQCERCGTSLSPDDLISPRSTLSDAVPVKKKTKHWYMPLQNYEPFLKEWLLEGHKEWKNNVYGQCKSWLDSGLQSRAMTRDSEWGIKVPLPDADGKVLYVWFDAPIGYISATKELTPNWDDYWCKEDTKLVHFIGKDNIVFHCIIFPSMLKAHGGFVLPENVPANEFLNIEGDKISTSRNWAVWVHDYVKDFPGQEDIMRYVLCATAPETKDNDFSWADFQQRNNSELTDIYSNFVNRTMVLTHKFCNGKVPPFHMEVKDAADDSVLSNLLESKKKIEESLENYRFREALAEVINVSRLGNQYLQGKAPWSLASKGKQEENQKLIDNCIHLCLQLTANLAILSNPFMPGTAKKICHMLKVVDRMLEWENAGSLKLVNTGYPMREPEYLFTRIEDDKIKEQVEKLHAGLVKPVEAAPAPEAAPVKEDIQYDDFAKLDLRVGTIVEAEKVKKADKLLKLLVDIGTEKRTVVSGIALHYTPEEIIGKQVTLVANLAPRKMKGIDSQGMILMAEDATGKLVFVNPDVQTAPGSEVR; translated from the coding sequence ATGGCAAAATTTAACAGATATCTAATCACGGCTGCCCTGCCTTATGCCAACGGACCAGTACATATTGGTCACCTGGCGGGTTGTTACCTCCCTGCTGATATCTATGTACGCTACCTGCGTGCAAAGAAAGCAGACGTTAAATTCATTGGGGGCACCGATGAGCATGGAGTTCCTATTCTCATCAAAGCCCTGAAAGAAGGTGTAAAGCCACAGGACGTGGTGGACAAATATCATAAGATCATTTCTGAGAGCCTGTCTGATATGGGCATCTCTTTTGATATCTTCTCCCGTACCACCAAACAGATCCATCATGACACCGCTGCCGCTTTCTTCAAGAAGATGTACGACGATGGCCTGTTTGAAGAAAAAGAGACTGAACAATTCTATGACGATGTAGCCAAGGTGTTCCTGGCTGACAGATATATAGTAGGTACCTGCCCTAAATGTGGTAACCCTGGTGCTTATGGCGACCAGTGTGAGCGTTGTGGTACAAGTTTGAGTCCTGATGACCTGATTTCACCCCGCTCTACCCTGAGTGATGCCGTGCCTGTGAAGAAGAAAACCAAGCACTGGTACATGCCACTCCAGAACTATGAGCCATTCCTGAAAGAGTGGTTGCTGGAAGGTCATAAAGAATGGAAAAACAACGTGTATGGTCAGTGTAAAAGCTGGCTGGACAGTGGTTTACAAAGCCGTGCTATGACCCGTGACAGTGAGTGGGGGATCAAGGTTCCCCTGCCTGATGCAGATGGAAAAGTGTTGTATGTATGGTTCGACGCGCCGATTGGTTATATCTCTGCTACCAAGGAACTAACCCCGAACTGGGATGATTACTGGTGTAAAGAGGATACCAAGCTGGTTCACTTTATCGGGAAAGATAATATCGTATTCCACTGTATTATATTCCCATCTATGCTCAAGGCGCACGGTGGATTTGTATTGCCTGAGAATGTGCCGGCGAATGAGTTCCTGAATATTGAAGGCGATAAGATCTCTACTTCCCGTAACTGGGCGGTGTGGGTACATGACTATGTGAAAGATTTTCCGGGTCAGGAAGACATTATGCGTTATGTGCTGTGTGCTACTGCACCGGAGACAAAGGATAACGACTTCTCCTGGGCTGATTTCCAGCAGCGTAATAACAGTGAGCTGACTGATATCTATAGCAATTTTGTGAATCGTACGATGGTATTGACACACAAATTCTGCAATGGAAAGGTGCCTCCATTCCACATGGAAGTGAAGGATGCTGCTGATGATAGTGTGCTGAGTAACCTGCTGGAATCCAAGAAGAAAATAGAAGAGTCACTGGAAAACTATCGTTTCAGGGAAGCATTGGCTGAGGTGATCAATGTATCCCGCCTGGGTAACCAATACCTGCAAGGGAAAGCCCCATGGTCACTGGCGAGCAAGGGTAAACAGGAAGAAAATCAAAAGCTGATTGACAACTGTATCCATTTATGCTTACAGCTGACTGCTAACCTGGCTATATTGTCCAATCCATTCATGCCGGGTACAGCCAAAAAGATCTGTCATATGTTGAAAGTGGTAGATCGTATGCTGGAATGGGAAAATGCAGGTAGCCTGAAACTGGTAAATACAGGGTATCCAATGCGTGAACCTGAGTACCTGTTTACCAGAATTGAAGACGATAAAATTAAAGAGCAGGTGGAAAAATTACACGCGGGTTTAGTAAAACCGGTAGAAGCAGCGCCAGCTCCTGAAGCGGCTCCTGTAAAAGAAGATATACAATACGACGATTTCGCAAAACTGGACCTGCGCGTAGGTACCATCGTTGAAGCCGAAAAGGTAAAGAAAGCAGATAAACTGCTGAAATTACTGGTGGATATTGGTACTGAAAAACGTACCGTGGTTTCCGGTATTGCCCTGCATTATACACCTGAAGAAATCATTGGCAAACAGGTTACACTGGTTGCCAACCTGGCTCCCCGCAAAATGAAGGGCATCGATAGCCAGGGTATGATCCTCATGGCTGAAGATGCAACAGGCAAGCTCGTATTCGTAAATCCTGATGTGCAGACAGCACCAGGCAGCGAAGTGAGATAA
- a CDS encoding 3-hydroxyacyl-CoA dehydrogenase/enoyl-CoA hydratase family protein: protein MKRHIHKVAILGSGVMGSRIAAHFAGIGVQVLLLDIAPKELNDAEKAKGLTLDSKAVKNRIVNDALQSTLKSNPSPVYTKDVVKLIRTGNFTDDMSQIAHVDWIIEVVVENLDVKKSVFEQVEKFRKPGTLITSNTSGIPIHLMAEGRSEDFQQHFCGTHFFNPPRYLRLLEIIPTPHTDPAIISFLMEYGDLYLGKTTVLCKDTPAFIANRVGVFSIMAIFHIMQEMNLNIDEVDTLTGPVIGRPKSATFRTADVVGIDTLVKVAKGVKENCPNDEAIDIFVIPPFLEKVVENKWLGDKTGQGFYKKTKGEGGKEILTLNLQTMEYGPKQRPKFASLEAAKPVEDLKQRIRMLAAATDKAGQFYQQFHALLFAYISNRIPEIADDLYKVDDAMKAGFGWEIGAFETWDLLGVEKTVQAMKEKGIKVAKWVDDMLAKGIKHFYKVDKGKKYYYDVASQDYKVLPGAETFIILENLSGNVVWKNSACTLYDIGDGIVSLDWKTKMNTIGGEVLEGVNKAIDRAEKDYRGLILANEGANFSAGANVGMIFMLAAEQEYDELDMAIRLFQKTTMRLRYSSIPTIVAPHALTLGGGCEMCLHADKVQAAAESYIGLVELGVGLIPGGGGTKEMTVRASDEFKEGRIEEEPLKDRFMAIAMAKVSTSGKEAFDLGILRAGHDEITMNQSRLIADAKRSILQIAEEGYTRPVERKDIKVLGRGALGMLLTGIHSMRFGNYISDHDAKIAGKLAYVMCGGDLTEASVVSEQYLLDLEREAFLSLTGERKTLERLQSVIKTGKPIRN, encoded by the coding sequence ATGAAAAGACACATCCATAAGGTGGCCATTTTAGGTTCTGGCGTGATGGGTTCCCGTATTGCAGCTCATTTTGCCGGGATAGGCGTACAGGTATTGTTGCTGGATATAGCCCCCAAAGAACTCAATGATGCAGAAAAGGCGAAAGGATTAACCCTCGACAGTAAAGCGGTAAAAAACCGTATTGTCAACGATGCCCTGCAATCCACATTAAAATCGAATCCTTCCCCGGTATACACGAAGGATGTCGTAAAACTGATCCGAACCGGGAACTTTACTGATGACATGTCTCAGATTGCCCATGTAGACTGGATCATCGAAGTCGTTGTTGAAAACCTGGATGTGAAGAAATCCGTTTTTGAGCAGGTAGAGAAATTCCGGAAACCAGGTACTTTAATTACCTCCAATACTTCCGGTATTCCTATTCACCTGATGGCGGAAGGCAGGAGTGAGGACTTCCAGCAACATTTCTGTGGTACTCACTTTTTTAACCCTCCCCGTTACCTGCGTTTACTGGAAATTATTCCTACTCCACATACAGATCCGGCTATCATCAGTTTCCTGATGGAGTATGGAGATCTATACCTGGGTAAAACTACGGTGCTCTGTAAGGATACACCTGCCTTTATTGCCAATAGGGTAGGAGTATTCTCAATCATGGCTATCTTCCACATCATGCAGGAAATGAACCTGAATATTGATGAAGTAGATACACTCACTGGTCCGGTTATTGGCAGACCTAAATCTGCTACTTTCCGCACGGCTGATGTAGTGGGTATAGATACCCTGGTGAAGGTGGCGAAAGGTGTGAAAGAGAATTGTCCGAACGATGAAGCAATCGACATTTTTGTAATTCCGCCATTCCTGGAAAAGGTGGTGGAAAACAAATGGCTGGGCGACAAAACAGGGCAGGGCTTTTACAAAAAGACCAAAGGCGAAGGTGGTAAGGAAATCCTGACACTGAACCTCCAGACTATGGAATATGGACCTAAACAGCGTCCAAAATTTGCCAGCCTGGAAGCCGCTAAACCTGTAGAAGACCTGAAACAACGTATACGTATGCTGGCAGCAGCTACGGATAAGGCAGGGCAGTTTTATCAGCAGTTCCATGCTTTACTGTTTGCCTATATTTCTAACCGCATTCCTGAAATAGCTGACGACCTTTATAAAGTAGATGATGCTATGAAGGCCGGCTTTGGCTGGGAAATAGGTGCTTTTGAAACCTGGGATCTGCTGGGTGTGGAAAAGACCGTGCAGGCAATGAAGGAAAAAGGGATCAAGGTGGCGAAGTGGGTAGACGATATGCTGGCAAAAGGCATCAAACATTTCTACAAAGTAGATAAGGGGAAGAAATATTATTATGACGTAGCCAGCCAGGATTATAAAGTATTGCCCGGTGCGGAGACTTTCATTATCCTCGAAAATCTCTCCGGCAATGTAGTGTGGAAAAACAGTGCATGTACCCTTTATGATATTGGTGACGGCATCGTTTCGCTGGACTGGAAAACCAAGATGAATACCATTGGTGGGGAAGTGCTGGAAGGTGTGAATAAAGCGATTGATCGTGCGGAAAAAGATTACCGTGGATTGATCTTAGCCAATGAAGGAGCGAATTTTTCTGCGGGTGCCAATGTGGGGATGATCTTTATGCTGGCAGCCGAGCAGGAATATGATGAGCTGGATATGGCAATCAGGCTTTTCCAGAAAACCACTATGCGCCTGCGTTATTCTTCTATTCCTACTATCGTGGCCCCACATGCATTGACGTTAGGTGGTGGTTGTGAGATGTGTTTGCATGCTGATAAGGTACAGGCAGCTGCCGAATCTTATATCGGGCTGGTGGAACTGGGTGTTGGGCTGATCCCTGGTGGAGGCGGTACCAAGGAAATGACGGTGAGGGCCAGTGATGAATTTAAGGAAGGAAGAATTGAAGAAGAGCCCCTGAAAGATCGTTTTATGGCGATTGCCATGGCTAAAGTAAGTACTTCCGGTAAGGAAGCTTTTGACCTCGGTATTCTGAGAGCTGGTCATGATGAAATTACCATGAACCAATCCAGGTTGATTGCTGATGCAAAGCGTAGTATCTTGCAAATAGCGGAAGAAGGTTATACCCGGCCTGTAGAGCGGAAAGATATAAAAGTGCTGGGCCGTGGAGCCTTAGGCATGTTGCTGACAGGTATCCATAGTATGCGCTTTGGCAATTATATTTCTGATCATGATGCGAAGATAGCAGGAAAACTTGCCTACGTGATGTGTGGTGGAGATCTGACGGAGGCGAGTGTGGTGAGTGAGCAGTATTTGCTGGACCTGGAAAGGGAGGCATTTTTGAGTCTGACAGGTGAAAGAAAGACACTGGAGAGATTGCAGAGTGTGATCAAGACCGGAAAGCCGATCAGGAATTAG
- a CDS encoding S66 peptidase family protein produces MKIPPYLKKGDLIGVTCSSSKMDLQAAEYAAGILTSWGYRVHLGITVGTSFHNFSAPDELRLEELQDMLDDPEIKAIIFGRGGYGMICLLDKLDFKKFRKHPKWICGYSDITALHGHINKQFGIPTLHSVMCSGIRAETVDTVYVDSLKQALRGKPYKYSFAPNDLNRTGKASGQLIGGNLTLLANLSGTVSQPDTKGKILVLEDVGEYRYRVDGMMYNLKRAGWLDKLAGLVVGSFTDSLETATPFGQNEYEIIHNIVKDYDYPVAYGFPLGHTHENYTLKLGVLHDLQIGEKTCKLIDRS; encoded by the coding sequence ATGAAAATTCCTCCATATCTGAAAAAAGGTGACCTTATAGGCGTCACCTGTAGTAGTAGTAAAATGGACTTACAGGCTGCTGAATATGCAGCTGGAATACTCACATCCTGGGGGTACCGCGTACACCTGGGGATCACGGTGGGCACCAGTTTTCACAATTTTTCGGCACCCGATGAGCTAAGGTTGGAAGAACTACAGGATATGCTGGATGATCCTGAGATCAAGGCAATCATCTTTGGCCGTGGTGGCTATGGTATGATTTGCCTGCTGGATAAACTGGATTTTAAAAAGTTCCGGAAACACCCGAAGTGGATCTGTGGCTACAGCGATATCACCGCACTCCATGGCCATATCAATAAACAATTTGGTATTCCTACCCTTCATTCAGTGATGTGTAGTGGTATTCGTGCAGAAACCGTGGATACCGTGTATGTGGATAGCCTGAAACAGGCCCTGAGAGGAAAACCATATAAATACAGTTTCGCACCAAATGACCTGAACCGCACTGGTAAAGCATCCGGTCAGCTAATAGGTGGTAACCTTACGCTGCTGGCCAATTTATCAGGCACAGTATCTCAACCTGACACAAAGGGGAAGATCCTGGTACTGGAGGATGTGGGCGAATATCGTTACAGGGTAGATGGCATGATGTATAACCTGAAAAGAGCTGGATGGCTGGATAAACTGGCGGGCCTGGTAGTGGGTTCATTTACAGATTCACTGGAGACGGCTACACCATTTGGTCAGAATGAATATGAGATTATCCACAATATTGTAAAGGATTATGATTATCCGGTGGCTTATGGATTTCCGTTGGGGCATACCCATGAGAACTATACGCTGAAACTGGGGGTGCTGCATGATTTACAGATAGGAGAAAAAACCTGCAAATTAATTGATAGATCTTAA
- a CDS encoding ABC transporter ATP-binding protein: protein MSILTLRNISKRYGSLQALREVSFEVPRGSVFGILGPNGSGKTTLLGIVTDVLKADTGDFTLFDQLPSATQRRQIGTLLETPNFYHYLSGYKNLQINAAVKQRDEKDIDRVLEIAGLSARKHAAFKTYSLGMKQRLAIANTLLGDPDVLILDEPSNGLDPAGIAEVRGLIRQLAQSGKTIIMASHLLDEVEKVCTHVAVLQKGQLLVSGPVNTVMVREDFVEIGSNDMGKLEAVIRQHPLFGNLVNANSLLQVFFSGAVDPSELNSWLAGQGIWLNHLQVRRKSLESAFLEMTQN from the coding sequence ATGTCTATACTTACACTTCGGAACATTTCAAAAAGATATGGTTCCCTGCAAGCACTCCGCGAGGTTTCTTTTGAAGTACCTCGCGGCAGTGTTTTTGGTATTCTTGGCCCCAATGGAAGTGGTAAAACCACTTTACTGGGTATTGTGACAGATGTATTGAAGGCAGATACCGGGGATTTTACCCTTTTTGATCAGTTACCCTCCGCTACCCAAAGGAGGCAAATCGGCACTTTGCTGGAGACCCCTAACTTCTACCATTACCTGTCGGGTTATAAAAACCTACAGATCAACGCAGCGGTAAAACAAAGGGATGAAAAAGACATTGACCGGGTGCTGGAAATAGCAGGGCTGAGTGCGCGCAAGCATGCCGCGTTCAAAACTTATTCCCTGGGTATGAAACAGCGGCTGGCCATTGCCAATACCCTGCTGGGTGACCCTGATGTGCTAATCCTGGATGAGCCTTCCAATGGCCTGGATCCGGCAGGGATTGCAGAAGTCAGGGGATTGATCAGACAACTTGCGCAATCCGGCAAAACCATTATCATGGCCAGTCACCTGCTGGATGAAGTGGAAAAGGTCTGTACCCATGTTGCCGTGTTGCAAAAAGGACAATTACTCGTGTCAGGCCCTGTGAATACCGTGATGGTGCGGGAAGATTTTGTGGAGATCGGTAGTAATGATATGGGTAAACTGGAAGCCGTGATCAGGCAGCATCCGCTATTTGGGAATCTTGTAAACGCCAATAGTTTATTGCAGGTATTCTTTAGTGGAGCCGTGGATCCTTCGGAGCTGAATAGCTGGCTGGCAGGTCAGGGCATCTGGCTGAATCATTTACAGGTAAGGAGGAAGAGCCTGGAATCTGCTTTCCTCGAAATGACACAAAACTGA
- the surE gene encoding 5'/3'-nucleotidase SurE, giving the protein MKGKAEKIILVTNDDGVTAPGIKALIEAVRPLGKVVVVAPDSPQSGKGHAITIGVPLRLDPVDIFDGIEAWQCSGTPVDCVKLARDKILHGLPDLCVSGINHGANHSINVIYSGTMSAAMEAAIEGVPSVGFSYLDYSFEADFTLCKGVAHSVAKQMLETNLPGGTLLNVNIPMVSAADFKGVKVCRQADAKYVETFDERRDPRGKKYYWLTGEFTNRDTGEDTDVWALANNYASLVPVQFDLTDYKMKKELEKTWK; this is encoded by the coding sequence GTGAAGGGAAAAGCGGAAAAGATCATCCTGGTGACAAATGATGATGGGGTTACGGCTCCGGGTATCAAGGCATTGATTGAGGCGGTCAGGCCTTTGGGAAAGGTAGTAGTGGTAGCGCCGGATAGCCCGCAGTCAGGGAAAGGGCATGCGATTACAATCGGGGTGCCTTTGAGATTAGATCCGGTAGATATTTTTGATGGTATAGAGGCGTGGCAGTGTTCCGGAACTCCTGTGGATTGTGTGAAGCTGGCGAGGGATAAGATCCTGCATGGTTTACCGGATCTGTGTGTGAGTGGTATTAATCATGGAGCGAACCATTCAATCAATGTCATCTATTCAGGCACCATGTCTGCCGCGATGGAAGCTGCCATAGAAGGGGTGCCATCAGTAGGATTTTCTTATCTGGATTATAGCTTTGAGGCAGATTTTACTTTATGTAAGGGAGTGGCTCATTCCGTGGCGAAGCAGATGCTGGAAACAAATTTGCCGGGCGGAACCTTGTTGAATGTAAATATTCCTATGGTATCGGCGGCAGATTTCAAAGGGGTGAAGGTGTGCAGGCAGGCTGATGCCAAATACGTAGAAACCTTTGATGAGAGAAGGGATCCGAGAGGGAAGAAGTACTACTGGCTCACGGGAGAGTTTACAAACAGAGATACCGGAGAAGATACAGATGTATGGGCATTGGCAAATAACTATGCCTCTTTGGTACCTGTACAGTTTGATCTGACGGATTATAAAATGAAAAAAGAATTAGAAAAAACCTGGAAATAA
- a CDS encoding ABC transporter permease, giving the protein MLNIIRIEWLKVKNYRTFWILLILAIIVIPASNTVVADVVRRIPKQATDILGRNFYDFPVAWQTVANVNSFTSIIFGLLLVTLVTNEFSYKTHRQLVIDGWERLDLVLSKIFWVVALALLALLISFITAIVFGTIYSTTPFSFEGVQFLFFYFLQVLVSLSLALMLGMFIKRSGLATVIYLGYAMFFEQLLTVGLKHSVGAIGGLLPLQAGDELLPFPVVDKVLPSSTDFGHGVYEITIILYIALFIGITCRRMMKVDY; this is encoded by the coding sequence ATGCTGAACATTATTAGAATAGAGTGGCTAAAGGTCAAAAACTACAGAACATTCTGGATCCTGCTGATACTGGCTATCATTGTTATTCCTGCTTCCAATACGGTTGTTGCAGATGTGGTGAGACGGATTCCCAAACAGGCTACTGATATCCTGGGCCGGAACTTCTACGATTTTCCGGTGGCCTGGCAAACGGTGGCGAATGTGAATAGTTTCACCTCCATCATCTTTGGTTTGCTGCTGGTAACCCTGGTGACCAATGAATTTAGTTACAAAACCCACCGCCAGCTCGTGATTGATGGCTGGGAAAGGCTGGACCTGGTATTGTCCAAGATCTTTTGGGTAGTAGCCCTGGCCCTGCTCGCTTTGCTGATATCTTTTATTACAGCCATCGTTTTTGGCACTATTTATAGTACTACTCCTTTCAGCTTTGAGGGGGTACAATTCCTATTCTTCTATTTTCTGCAGGTATTGGTGTCTTTATCGCTGGCCTTAATGCTGGGGATGTTTATCAAGCGCTCCGGACTGGCAACGGTCATTTACCTGGGCTATGCCATGTTCTTTGAACAGCTGCTAACCGTGGGATTGAAGCATTCCGTGGGAGCGATAGGCGGATTACTGCCATTACAGGCCGGGGATGAGTTATTGCCCTTCCCGGTGGTGGATAAAGTGCTCCCTTCCAGTACTGATTTTGGTCATGGGGTGTACGAAATCACAATAATCCTGTACATCGCGCTGTTTATAGGGATCACCTGCCGGCGAATGATGAAGGTAGATTATTAA